From Ptychodera flava strain L36383 chromosome 2, AS_Pfla_20210202, whole genome shotgun sequence, the proteins below share one genomic window:
- the LOC139147041 gene encoding polycystin-1-like protein 3: protein MIASDFPSHQEDTLIESLYFEESNVTYYGMVLKVSYLHHAILIVFNPEITGPLYGNTTAYIFNDVVKYSDRYHGYQFSLDVHFSGNYSNIFIPEDNFRTTGQYYLTFTIPGRQEGNISVAIKETVCNYMDKQTTIWDSNGCKVSPVSNMTTTICLCKHLKE from the exons atgattgcCAGTGATTTTCCGTCCCATCAAGAGGATACCCTGATTGAAAGTCTGTATTTTGAAGAAAGCAATGTCACTTACTATGGAATGGTTTTAAAG GTGTCATATTTACATCATGCTATCCTAATCGTGTTCAACCCGGAAATTACGGGACCTCTTTACGGGAATACAACTGCATACATCTTCAATGACGTTGTTAAGTATTCGGATCGTTACCATGGCTACCAATTCTCTCTGGATGTCCATTTCAGTGGAAActattcaaacatttttatcCCAGAGGACAACTTTAGGACGACCGGGCAATACTACCTGACTTTTACCATTCCAGGGA GGCAGGAAGGAAATATCTCAGTTGCCATTAAAGAAACAGTGTGCAATTACATGGACAAGCAGACAACTATCTGGGATAGTAATGGATGCAAG GTGTCACCTGTATCCAACATGACAACGACCATATGCCTATGCAAACATCTGAAAGAATAG